A part of Desulfobacterales bacterium genomic DNA contains:
- a CDS encoding GntR family transcriptional regulator produces MLVKFFFNPKTRSYLRELANEFNVSTNSVREELNQLTRTDLLKSQRSGRQVFYTANPEHPLFNELKSMVSKVMGIDQVIDGIVNRLGELEKAYLIDDYAEGKDSGIIDLVLIGNIDQFHLNDLSRKTERYIKRKIRTVVVSCEEFNDFFPKLKNRPRILIWEKSDK; encoded by the coding sequence TTGCTGGTAAAATTTTTCTTCAATCCCAAAACCCGTTCGTATTTGCGCGAACTCGCCAATGAATTTAATGTTTCCACCAATTCTGTGCGCGAGGAGCTGAACCAACTCACCCGTACTGATTTGCTGAAGTCCCAGCGAAGCGGACGACAGGTCTTTTATACGGCCAATCCGGAGCACCCCCTCTTTAACGAACTCAAATCAATGGTCAGCAAAGTCATGGGCATCGACCAGGTCATCGACGGGATCGTCAATCGGCTGGGCGAGTTAGAGAAGGCATATCTTATCGATGATTATGCAGAAGGTAAAGACAGCGGAATTATCGATCTTGTCCTAATTGGAAATATCGACCAGTTTCACCTGAATGATCTGAGCAGAAAAACTGAACGCTATATTAAAAGAAAAATAAGAACTGTGGTGGTAAGCTGTGAGGAATTTAATGATTTTTTCCCAAAGCTAAAGAACCGCCCCCGAATATTGATCTGGGAAAAATC